A single Streptomyces sannanensis DNA region contains:
- a CDS encoding glycoside hydrolase family 15 protein, whose translation MAGRIEDYALIGDMQTAALVCRDGSVDWLCLPRFDSHAIFAGLLGTEEHGFWRLGPAHAVRAEPPRADRRRYRGDSLILESEWDTPRGTVRVIDFMPPRDGAPQLIRIVEGVSGRVPMHSALRMRFSYGRVVPWVHKRDNRTVGVAGPDSVWLDTETETHGEDLTTYSDFVVAPGDRVTFAVSWQPSHQEPPAVPEPEASLEATEEFWRDWVEHCTYHGPYREAVVRSLITLKALTYAPTGGIVAAPTTSLPEEIGGVRNWDYRYTWLRDAAITLTSLLRTGYREEARAWREWLLRAVAGDPENLQIMYGIAGERELGEAELDWLPGYENSAPVRVGNGAAHQLQLDVYGEVTEALYLAHMTGLARSDYASLLQLRLIAYLEDHWHQPDEGIWEVRGPRRHFVHSKVMAWVAVDRTIRLIESGEADGPLERWRRLRDDIHRDVCEKGYDKDRNTFTQSYGSQELDASLLLIPQVGFLPPDDKRVIGTIEAIQRELSTPDGFVLRYPTAGEEAGVDGLEGDEGAFLACSFWLADDLAMIGRVDEARHLFERLLSLRNDLGLLAEEWDPRLQRQVGNFPQAFSHVPLIDTALRLTASGAYGG comes from the coding sequence GTGGCCGGGCGCATCGAGGACTACGCACTCATCGGAGACATGCAGACCGCCGCCCTGGTCTGCCGGGACGGCTCGGTCGACTGGCTGTGCCTGCCCCGTTTCGACTCCCACGCCATTTTCGCCGGGCTGCTCGGCACCGAGGAGCACGGCTTCTGGCGGCTCGGCCCGGCACATGCCGTACGCGCCGAGCCCCCGCGCGCCGACCGGCGCCGTTACCGCGGCGACTCCCTGATCCTGGAATCGGAGTGGGACACCCCGCGCGGCACGGTCCGGGTGATCGACTTCATGCCGCCGCGTGACGGCGCCCCGCAGCTGATCCGGATCGTCGAGGGCGTCAGCGGCCGGGTGCCGATGCACTCCGCGCTGCGGATGCGGTTCAGCTACGGGCGCGTGGTGCCCTGGGTGCACAAACGGGACAACCGCACGGTCGGCGTGGCAGGGCCCGACTCGGTCTGGCTGGACACCGAGACCGAGACCCACGGCGAGGACCTCACCACCTACTCCGACTTCGTCGTCGCTCCGGGCGACCGGGTCACCTTCGCCGTCAGCTGGCAGCCCTCGCACCAGGAGCCGCCGGCGGTCCCCGAGCCCGAGGCGTCGCTGGAGGCCACCGAGGAGTTCTGGCGCGACTGGGTCGAGCACTGCACGTACCACGGCCCCTACCGGGAGGCCGTGGTCCGCTCGCTGATCACGCTCAAGGCCCTCACCTACGCCCCGACCGGTGGCATCGTCGCCGCGCCGACCACCTCCCTGCCCGAGGAGATCGGCGGCGTGCGCAACTGGGACTACCGCTACACCTGGCTGCGCGACGCCGCCATCACACTGACGTCGCTGCTGCGCACCGGTTACCGCGAAGAGGCCCGCGCCTGGCGCGAATGGCTGCTGCGCGCGGTCGCCGGCGATCCGGAGAACCTCCAGATCATGTACGGCATCGCGGGCGAGCGTGAGCTCGGCGAGGCCGAACTCGACTGGCTGCCCGGCTATGAGAACTCCGCCCCGGTCCGGGTCGGCAACGGCGCGGCCCACCAGTTGCAGCTCGACGTCTACGGCGAGGTCACCGAGGCCCTGTACCTGGCCCATATGACGGGCCTGGCGCGCAGCGACTACGCCTCGCTGCTCCAGCTGAGGCTGATCGCCTACCTCGAGGACCACTGGCACCAGCCGGACGAGGGCATCTGGGAGGTCCGCGGCCCCCGCCGCCACTTCGTGCACTCCAAGGTGATGGCCTGGGTCGCCGTGGACCGCACCATCCGCCTGATCGAGTCCGGCGAGGCGGACGGACCGCTGGAGCGCTGGCGCCGGCTGCGCGACGACATCCACCGCGATGTCTGCGAGAAGGGCTACGACAAGGACCGCAACACCTTCACGCAGTCCTACGGCTCGCAGGAGCTGGACGCCTCGCTGCTGCTGATCCCGCAGGTCGGCTTCCTGCCGCCGGACGACAAGCGGGTCATCGGCACCATCGAGGCGATCCAGCGCGAGCTGTCCACCCCCGACGGCTTCGTGCTCCGTTATCCGACCGCGGGCGAGGAGGCGGGCGTCGACGGCCTGGAGGGCGACGAGGGAGCCTTCCTCGCCTGCTCCTTCTGGCTCGCGGACGACCTGGCGATGATCGGCCGCGTGGACGAAGCCCGCCACCTCTTCGAGAGGCTGCTGTCGCTCCGCAACGACCTGGGCCTGCTCGCCGAGGAATGGGATCCCCGGCTGCAGCGCCAGGTCGGCAACTTCCCGCAGGCGTTCAGCCACGTGCCCCTGATCGACACGGCACTGCGGCTGACCGCCTCCGGCGCGTACGGCGGCTAA